One Gambusia affinis linkage group LG15, SWU_Gaff_1.0, whole genome shotgun sequence genomic window carries:
- the LOC122844780 gene encoding glutaredoxin domain-containing cysteine-rich protein 2, whose protein sequence is MEEFQRKLNQRYEGTKPRKVRFKLASSYSGRVLKHVYEDGQELESPEEKYPHSFIHRKIPPSHLEMEQFCSFEETNRDEQGFYPTTGLIAQRINVYRGLRNYKPAGGQTVETEGDSKSSVLDFGKIIIYTSNLRIIRAPPKKPEMMRQHSIPPLDLEGCPKARDRESRKRAKAHKAQEDIEKEENGIENKDTKEADSCQHCGGSGCAPCSLCHGSKLSMLANRFNESISDLRCQACYPDGLERCQSCSSK, encoded by the exons ATGGAGGAATTTCAAAGGAAGCTGAACCAGCGCTATGAAGGCACCAAGCCCAGAAAG GTGAGGTTCAAGCTAGCGTCATCCTACAGTGGTCGGGTACTGAAACACGTATATGAGGACGGTCAGGAGCTGGAAAGTCCAGAGGAAAAATACCCTCACAGCTTTATCCACCGTAAAATCCCACCCAGCCACCTTGAGATGGAGCAGTTTTGCAGCTTTGAGGAGACTAATAGGGACGAACAAG GTTTCTATCCAACAACAGGACTCATTGCCCAAAGAATAAATGTATACAGAGGGCTGAGAAACTACAAACCTGCAGGTGGTCAGACTGTGGAAACAGAGGGTGACAGCAAG TCCTCAGTTTTGGACTTTGGCAAAATAATCATCTACACCAGCAATCTCCGCATAATAAGAGCACCACCAAAGAAGCCTGAAATGATGCGGCAGCACTCCATCCCTCCACTGGACTTGGAGGGATGTCCAAAGGCCAGGGATAGGGAAAGTCGGAAGAGGGCTAAAGCTCATAAGGCACAGGAGGATATAGAAAAAGAGGAGAATGGGATTGAAAATAAAGATACCAAG GAGGCCGACAGCTGCCAGCATTGTGGTGGTTCAGGCTGCGCTCCGTGCTCCCTGTGTCATGGCAGCAAGCTGTCCATGCTAGCGAACCGCTTCAATGAGTCCATCAGTGATCTACGTTGCCAAGCCTGCTACCCCGATGGTCTGGAGAGGTGCCAGTCCTGCTCCAGTAAATAG